A section of the Ovis canadensis isolate MfBH-ARS-UI-01 breed Bighorn chromosome 1, ARS-UI_OviCan_v2, whole genome shotgun sequence genome encodes:
- the PTCH2 gene encoding protein patched homolog 2 isoform X1, which yields MARPPPLGELPPGYTPPARPATPQILAGSLKAPLWLRAYFQGLLFSLGCGIQRHCGKVLFLGLLAFGALALGLRVAIIETDLEQLWVEVGSRVSQELEYTKEKLGEEAAYTSQMLIQTPRQEGENVLTPEALDLHLQAALTASKVQVSLYGKSWDLNKICYKSGVPLIENGMIERMIEKLFPCVILTPLDCFWEGAKLQGGSAYLPGRPDIQWTNLDPEQLLEELGPFASLEGFRELLDKAQVGQAYVGRPCLHPDDLHCPPSAPNHHSRQAPNVAQELSGGCHGFSHKFMHWQEELLLGGMARDPQGQLLRAEALQSTFLLMSPRQLYEHFRGDYQTHDIGWSEEQAGTVLQAWQRRFVQLAQEALPENASQQIHAFSSTTLDDILHAFSEVSAARVVGGYLLMLAYACVTMLRWDCAQSQGAVGLAGVLLVALAVASGLGLCALLGIAFNAATTQVLPFLALGIGVDDIFLLAHAFTEAPPGTPLQERMGECLQRTGTSVTLTSINNMVAFFMAALVPIPALRAFSLQAAIVVGCNFAAVMLVFPAVLSLDLHRRHCQRLDVLCCFSSPCSARVIQILPQELGNGTVPVGIAHLTATVQAFAHCEASSQHVVTILPPQAHLVPPPSDPLGSELFSPGGSTRDLLGQEEGTGQKAACKSLPCARWSLAHFARSQFAPLLLQSHTKAVVLVLFGALLGLSLYGATLVQDGLALTDVVPRGTKEHAFLSAQLRYFSLYEVALVTQGGFDYAHSQRALFDLHQRFSSLKAVLPPPATQAPRTWLHYYRNWLQGIQAAFDQDWASGRITHHSYRNGSEDGALAYKLLVQTGDAQEPLDFSQLTTKKLVDKEGLIPPELFYMGLTVWVSSDPLGLAASQANFYPPPPEWLHDKYDTTGENLRIPAAQPLEFAQFPFLLRGLQKTADFVEAIEGARAACAEAGRAGVRAYPSGSPFLFWEQYLGLRRCFLLAVCTLLLCTFLVCALLLLNPWTAALIVLVLAMMTVELFGIMGFLGIKLSAIPVVILVASVGIGVEFTVHVALGFLTAQGSRNLRAARALERTFAPVTDGAISTLLGLLMLAGSNFDFIVRYFFVVLTILTLLGLLHGLVLLPVLLSILGPPPEVVQMYKESAEVLSSPAPQGGGLRWGVPSTLPQSFARVTTSMTVALHPPPLPGAYIHPASEEPTWSPAATPAANGPSNLGSRGLCPATG from the exons TGGGCAGCCGGGTGAGCCAGGAACTGGAATACACCAAGGAGAAGCTGGGGGAGGAGGCTGCGTATACCTCCCAGATGTTGATACAGACCCCGCGCCAGGAGGGGGAGAACGTCCTCACGCCCGAGGCACTTGACCTCCACCTCCAGGCAGCCCTCACCGCCAGTAAAGTGCAAGTATCCCTCTATGGAAA GTCCTGGGATCTGAACAAAATCTGCTACAAGTCAGGAGTTCCCCTAATTGAAAATGGAATGATTGAGCGg ATGATTGAAAAGCTGTTTCCCTGCGTGATCCTCACCCCCCTCGACTGCTTCTGGGAGGGAGCCAAACTCCAAGGGGGCTCTGCCTACTTGCC GGGCCGCCCAGACATCCAATGGACCAACCTGGACCCAGAGCAGCTGCTGGAGGAGCTGGGCCCCTTTGCCTCCCTTGAGGGCTTCCGGGAGCTGCTAGACAAGGCACAGGTGGGCCAGGCCTACGTGGGGCGGCCCTGTCTGCACCCTGACGACCTCCACTGCCCACCTAGTGCCCCTAACCATCACAGCAGGCAG GCTCCCAACGTGGCTCAGGAGTTGAGTGGGGGCTGCCATGGCTTCTCCCACAAGTTTATGCACTGGCAGGAGGAGCTGCTGCTGGGAGGCATGGCCAGAGACCCCCAAGGACAGCTGCTGAG GGCAGAGGCCCTGCAGAGCACCTTCCTGCTAATGAGCCCCCGCCAGCTCTACGAGCACTTCCGGGGTGACTACCAGACGCACGACATCGGCTGGAGCGAGGAGCAGGCCGGCACGGTCCTTCAGGCCTGGCAGCGACGCTTTGTGCAG CTGGCCCAGGAGGCCCTGCCCGAGAATGCGTCCCAGCAGATCCATGCCTTCTCCTCTACCACCCTGGACGACATCCTGCACGCCTTCTCTGAAGTCAGCGCTGCCCGCGTGGTGGGGGGCTACCTGCTCATG CTAGCCTATGCCTGCGTGACGATGCTGCGGTGGGACTGTGCCCAGTCCCAGGGTGCAGTGGGCCTCGCTGGGGTGCTCCTGGTAGCCCTGGCGGTGGCCTCGGGCCTGGGGCTCTGTGCCCTGTTGGGCATTGCCTTCAACGCTGCCACTACCCAG GTGCTGCCTTTCTTGGCGCTGGGCATCGGCGTGGACGACATATTCCTGCTGGCACACGCCTTCACAGAGGCTCCACCTGGCACCCCTCTCCAG GAGCGCATGGGGGAGTGTCTGCAGCGCACGGGCACCAGcgtcacactcacgtccatcaacaACATGGTTGCCTTCTTCATGGCTGCCCTAGTTCCCATCCCTGCACTGCGGGCCTTCTCCTTGCAG GCAGCCATAGTGGTGGGCTGCAACTTTGCAGCCGTGATGCTTGTCTTCCCAGCGGTCCTCAGCCTGGACCTGCACCGGCGCCACTGCCAGCGCCTGGACGTGCTCTGCTGCTTCTCTAG CCCCTGCTCTGCTCGGGTGATTCAGATTCTGCCTCAGGAGCTGGGGAACGGGACGGTACCAGTGGGCATTGCCCACCTGACTGCCACGGTTCAAGCCTTTGCCCACTGTGAAGCCAGCAGCCAACATGTGGTCACCATCTTGCCTCCCCAAGCCCACCTGGTGCCACCACCTTCTGACCCTTTGGGCTCTGAGCTCTTCAGCCCAGGAGGGTCCACACGGGACCTTCTAGGAcaggaggaggggacagggcaGAAGGCAGCCTGCAAGTCCCTGCCCTGTGCCCGCTGGAGTCTTGCCCATTTCGCCCGCTCTCAGTTTGCACCCTTGTTGCTCCAGTCCCACACCAAG GCTGTAGTACTGGTACTTTTTGGGGCTCTCCTGGGCCTGAGCCTCTATGGAGCAACCTTGGTGCAGGACGGTCTGGCCCTGACTGATGTGGTGCCGCGTGGCACCAAGGAGCATGCCTTCCTGAGCGCCCAGCTCAGGTACTTCTCTCTGTACGAGGTGGCTCTGGTGACACAGGGTGGCTTTGACTACGCCCACTCCCAACGCGCCCTCTTTGATCTGCACCAGCGCTTCAGTTCCCTCAAGGCCGTGCTGCCCCCACCAGCCACCCAGGCACCCCGCACCTGGCTGCATTACTATCGCAACTGGCTACAGG GAATCCAGGCTGCGTTTGACCAGGACTGGGCTTCTGGGCGCATCACCCACCACTCATACCGCAATGGCTCTGAGGATGGGGCCCTGGCATACAAGCTGCTCGTCCAGACCGGGGATGCCCAGGAGCCTCTAGATTTCAGCCAG CTGACCACCAAGAAGCTGGTGGACAAGGAAGGGCTGATCCCACCCGAGCTCTTCTACATGGGGCTGACCGTGTGGGTGAGCAGTGACCCCCTGGGTCTGGCAGCCTCGCAGGCCAACTTCTATCCCCCACCTCCCGAGTGGCTGCATGACAAGTACGACACCACGGGGGAGAATCTTCGCA TCCCGGCAGCCCAGCCCTTGGAGTTTGCCCAGTTCCCCTTCCTCCTGCGCGGCCTCCAGAAGACTGCAGACTTCGTGGAGGCCATTGAGGGGGCCCGGGCAGCGTGTGCCGAGGCCGGCCGGGCCGGGGTGCGTGCCTACCCCAGTGGCTCCCCCTTCCTCTTCTGGGAGCAGTACCTGGGCCTGCGGCGCTGCTTCCTGCTGGCAGTCTGCACCCTGCTGCTGTGCACTTTCCTTGTCTGTGCCCTGCTGCTGCTCAACCCCTGGACGGCTGCACTCATA GTACTGGTCCTGGCGATGATGACTGTGGAGCTCTTTGGCATCATGGGTTTCCTGGGCATCAAGCTGAGTGCCATCCCAGTGGTGATTCTTGTGGCCTCCGTAGGCATCGGTGTCGAGTTCACCGTCCACGTGGCTCTG GGCTTCCTGACCGCTCAGGGTAGCCGGAACCTGCGGGCTGCCCGGGCCCTGGAGCGCACATTTGCCCCAGTGACTGATGGGGCCATCTCCACGTTGCTAGGTCTGCTCATGCTTGCTGGCTCCAACTTTGACTTCATCGTAAG ATACTTCTTCGTGGTGCTGACAATACTTACACTCCTGGGCCTCCTCCACGGGCTTGTGCTGCTGCCGGTACTGCTGTCCATCCTGGGCCCCCCACCAGAG GTGGTACAGATGTACAAGGAGAGCGCAGAGGTCCTGAGCTCCCCAGCTCCGCAGGGAGGAGGGCTTAGGTGGGGGGTACCCTCCACCCTGCCCCAGAGCTTTGCCAGAGTGACTACCTCCATGACTGTggccctccacccacccccactgcctGGTGCCTACATCCACCCAGCCTCTGAGGAGCCTACTTGGTCGCCTGCTGCCACACCAGCTGCCAATGGCCCCAGCAACCTCGGCTCTAGGGGACTGTGTCCAGCCACCGGGTGA
- the PTCH2 gene encoding protein patched homolog 2 isoform X3, which produces MARPPPLGELPPGYTPPARPATPQILAGSLKAPLWLRAYFQGLLFSLGCGIQRHCGKVLFLGLLAFGALALGLRVAIIETDLEQLWVEVGSRVSQELEYTKEKLGEEAAYTSQMLIQTPRQEGENVLTPEALDLHLQAALTASKVQVSLYGKSWDLNKICYKSGVPLIENGMIERMIEKLFPCVILTPLDCFWEGAKLQGGSAYLPGRPDIQWTNLDPEQLLEELGPFASLEGFRELLDKAQVGQAYVGRPCLHPDDLHCPPSAPNHHSRQAPNVAQELSGGCHGFSHKFMHWQEELLLGGMARDPQGQLLRAEALQSTFLLMSPRQLYEHFRGDYQTHDIGWSEEQAGTVLQAWQRRFVQLAQEALPENASQQIHAFSSTTLDDILHAFSEVSAARVVGGYLLMLAYACVTMLRWDCAQSQGAVGLAGVLLVALAVASGLGLCALLGIAFNAATTQVLPFLALGIGVDDIFLLAHAFTEAPPGTPLQERMGECLQRTGTSVTLTSINNMVAFFMAALVPIPALRAFSLQAAIVVGCNFAAVMLVFPAVLSLDLHRRHCQRLDVLCCFSSPCSARVIQILPQELGNGTVPVGIAHLTATVQAFAHCEASSQHVVTILPPQAHLVPPPSDPLGSELFSPGGSTRDLLGQEEGTGQKAACKSLPCARWSLAHFARSQFAPLLLQSHTKRFSSLKAVLPPPATQAPRTWLHYYRNWLQGIQAAFDQDWASGRITHHSYRNGSEDGALAYKLLVQTGDAQEPLDFSQLTTKKLVDKEGLIPPELFYMGLTVWVSSDPLGLAASQANFYPPPPEWLHDKYDTTGENLRIPAAQPLEFAQFPFLLRGLQKTADFVEAIEGARAACAEAGRAGVRAYPSGSPFLFWEQYLGLRRCFLLAVCTLLLCTFLVCALLLLNPWTAALIVLVLAMMTVELFGIMGFLGIKLSAIPVVILVASVGIGVEFTVHVALGFLTAQGSRNLRAARALERTFAPVTDGAISTLLGLLMLAGSNFDFIVRYFFVVLTILTLLGLLHGLVLLPVLLSILGPPPEVVQMYKESAEVLSSPAPQGGGLRWGVPSTLPQSFARVTTSMTVALHPPPLPGAYIHPASEEPTWSPAATPAANGPSNLGSRGLCPATG; this is translated from the exons TGGGCAGCCGGGTGAGCCAGGAACTGGAATACACCAAGGAGAAGCTGGGGGAGGAGGCTGCGTATACCTCCCAGATGTTGATACAGACCCCGCGCCAGGAGGGGGAGAACGTCCTCACGCCCGAGGCACTTGACCTCCACCTCCAGGCAGCCCTCACCGCCAGTAAAGTGCAAGTATCCCTCTATGGAAA GTCCTGGGATCTGAACAAAATCTGCTACAAGTCAGGAGTTCCCCTAATTGAAAATGGAATGATTGAGCGg ATGATTGAAAAGCTGTTTCCCTGCGTGATCCTCACCCCCCTCGACTGCTTCTGGGAGGGAGCCAAACTCCAAGGGGGCTCTGCCTACTTGCC GGGCCGCCCAGACATCCAATGGACCAACCTGGACCCAGAGCAGCTGCTGGAGGAGCTGGGCCCCTTTGCCTCCCTTGAGGGCTTCCGGGAGCTGCTAGACAAGGCACAGGTGGGCCAGGCCTACGTGGGGCGGCCCTGTCTGCACCCTGACGACCTCCACTGCCCACCTAGTGCCCCTAACCATCACAGCAGGCAG GCTCCCAACGTGGCTCAGGAGTTGAGTGGGGGCTGCCATGGCTTCTCCCACAAGTTTATGCACTGGCAGGAGGAGCTGCTGCTGGGAGGCATGGCCAGAGACCCCCAAGGACAGCTGCTGAG GGCAGAGGCCCTGCAGAGCACCTTCCTGCTAATGAGCCCCCGCCAGCTCTACGAGCACTTCCGGGGTGACTACCAGACGCACGACATCGGCTGGAGCGAGGAGCAGGCCGGCACGGTCCTTCAGGCCTGGCAGCGACGCTTTGTGCAG CTGGCCCAGGAGGCCCTGCCCGAGAATGCGTCCCAGCAGATCCATGCCTTCTCCTCTACCACCCTGGACGACATCCTGCACGCCTTCTCTGAAGTCAGCGCTGCCCGCGTGGTGGGGGGCTACCTGCTCATG CTAGCCTATGCCTGCGTGACGATGCTGCGGTGGGACTGTGCCCAGTCCCAGGGTGCAGTGGGCCTCGCTGGGGTGCTCCTGGTAGCCCTGGCGGTGGCCTCGGGCCTGGGGCTCTGTGCCCTGTTGGGCATTGCCTTCAACGCTGCCACTACCCAG GTGCTGCCTTTCTTGGCGCTGGGCATCGGCGTGGACGACATATTCCTGCTGGCACACGCCTTCACAGAGGCTCCACCTGGCACCCCTCTCCAG GAGCGCATGGGGGAGTGTCTGCAGCGCACGGGCACCAGcgtcacactcacgtccatcaacaACATGGTTGCCTTCTTCATGGCTGCCCTAGTTCCCATCCCTGCACTGCGGGCCTTCTCCTTGCAG GCAGCCATAGTGGTGGGCTGCAACTTTGCAGCCGTGATGCTTGTCTTCCCAGCGGTCCTCAGCCTGGACCTGCACCGGCGCCACTGCCAGCGCCTGGACGTGCTCTGCTGCTTCTCTAG CCCCTGCTCTGCTCGGGTGATTCAGATTCTGCCTCAGGAGCTGGGGAACGGGACGGTACCAGTGGGCATTGCCCACCTGACTGCCACGGTTCAAGCCTTTGCCCACTGTGAAGCCAGCAGCCAACATGTGGTCACCATCTTGCCTCCCCAAGCCCACCTGGTGCCACCACCTTCTGACCCTTTGGGCTCTGAGCTCTTCAGCCCAGGAGGGTCCACACGGGACCTTCTAGGAcaggaggaggggacagggcaGAAGGCAGCCTGCAAGTCCCTGCCCTGTGCCCGCTGGAGTCTTGCCCATTTCGCCCGCTCTCAGTTTGCACCCTTGTTGCTCCAGTCCCACACCAAG CGCTTCAGTTCCCTCAAGGCCGTGCTGCCCCCACCAGCCACCCAGGCACCCCGCACCTGGCTGCATTACTATCGCAACTGGCTACAGG GAATCCAGGCTGCGTTTGACCAGGACTGGGCTTCTGGGCGCATCACCCACCACTCATACCGCAATGGCTCTGAGGATGGGGCCCTGGCATACAAGCTGCTCGTCCAGACCGGGGATGCCCAGGAGCCTCTAGATTTCAGCCAG CTGACCACCAAGAAGCTGGTGGACAAGGAAGGGCTGATCCCACCCGAGCTCTTCTACATGGGGCTGACCGTGTGGGTGAGCAGTGACCCCCTGGGTCTGGCAGCCTCGCAGGCCAACTTCTATCCCCCACCTCCCGAGTGGCTGCATGACAAGTACGACACCACGGGGGAGAATCTTCGCA TCCCGGCAGCCCAGCCCTTGGAGTTTGCCCAGTTCCCCTTCCTCCTGCGCGGCCTCCAGAAGACTGCAGACTTCGTGGAGGCCATTGAGGGGGCCCGGGCAGCGTGTGCCGAGGCCGGCCGGGCCGGGGTGCGTGCCTACCCCAGTGGCTCCCCCTTCCTCTTCTGGGAGCAGTACCTGGGCCTGCGGCGCTGCTTCCTGCTGGCAGTCTGCACCCTGCTGCTGTGCACTTTCCTTGTCTGTGCCCTGCTGCTGCTCAACCCCTGGACGGCTGCACTCATA GTACTGGTCCTGGCGATGATGACTGTGGAGCTCTTTGGCATCATGGGTTTCCTGGGCATCAAGCTGAGTGCCATCCCAGTGGTGATTCTTGTGGCCTCCGTAGGCATCGGTGTCGAGTTCACCGTCCACGTGGCTCTG GGCTTCCTGACCGCTCAGGGTAGCCGGAACCTGCGGGCTGCCCGGGCCCTGGAGCGCACATTTGCCCCAGTGACTGATGGGGCCATCTCCACGTTGCTAGGTCTGCTCATGCTTGCTGGCTCCAACTTTGACTTCATCGTAAG ATACTTCTTCGTGGTGCTGACAATACTTACACTCCTGGGCCTCCTCCACGGGCTTGTGCTGCTGCCGGTACTGCTGTCCATCCTGGGCCCCCCACCAGAG GTGGTACAGATGTACAAGGAGAGCGCAGAGGTCCTGAGCTCCCCAGCTCCGCAGGGAGGAGGGCTTAGGTGGGGGGTACCCTCCACCCTGCCCCAGAGCTTTGCCAGAGTGACTACCTCCATGACTGTggccctccacccacccccactgcctGGTGCCTACATCCACCCAGCCTCTGAGGAGCCTACTTGGTCGCCTGCTGCCACACCAGCTGCCAATGGCCCCAGCAACCTCGGCTCTAGGGGACTGTGTCCAGCCACCGGGTGA
- the PTCH2 gene encoding protein patched homolog 2 isoform X2 encodes MARPPPLGELPPGYTPPARPATPQILAGSLKAPLWLRAYFQGLLFSLGCGIQRHCGKVLFLGLLAFGALALGLRVAIIETDLEQLWVEVGSRVSQELEYTKEKLGEEAAYTSQMLIQTPRQEGENVLTPEALDLHLQAALTASKVSWDLNKICYKSGVPLIENGMIERMIEKLFPCVILTPLDCFWEGAKLQGGSAYLPGRPDIQWTNLDPEQLLEELGPFASLEGFRELLDKAQVGQAYVGRPCLHPDDLHCPPSAPNHHSRQAPNVAQELSGGCHGFSHKFMHWQEELLLGGMARDPQGQLLRAEALQSTFLLMSPRQLYEHFRGDYQTHDIGWSEEQAGTVLQAWQRRFVQLAQEALPENASQQIHAFSSTTLDDILHAFSEVSAARVVGGYLLMLAYACVTMLRWDCAQSQGAVGLAGVLLVALAVASGLGLCALLGIAFNAATTQVLPFLALGIGVDDIFLLAHAFTEAPPGTPLQERMGECLQRTGTSVTLTSINNMVAFFMAALVPIPALRAFSLQAAIVVGCNFAAVMLVFPAVLSLDLHRRHCQRLDVLCCFSSPCSARVIQILPQELGNGTVPVGIAHLTATVQAFAHCEASSQHVVTILPPQAHLVPPPSDPLGSELFSPGGSTRDLLGQEEGTGQKAACKSLPCARWSLAHFARSQFAPLLLQSHTKAVVLVLFGALLGLSLYGATLVQDGLALTDVVPRGTKEHAFLSAQLRYFSLYEVALVTQGGFDYAHSQRALFDLHQRFSSLKAVLPPPATQAPRTWLHYYRNWLQGIQAAFDQDWASGRITHHSYRNGSEDGALAYKLLVQTGDAQEPLDFSQLTTKKLVDKEGLIPPELFYMGLTVWVSSDPLGLAASQANFYPPPPEWLHDKYDTTGENLRIPAAQPLEFAQFPFLLRGLQKTADFVEAIEGARAACAEAGRAGVRAYPSGSPFLFWEQYLGLRRCFLLAVCTLLLCTFLVCALLLLNPWTAALIVLVLAMMTVELFGIMGFLGIKLSAIPVVILVASVGIGVEFTVHVALGFLTAQGSRNLRAARALERTFAPVTDGAISTLLGLLMLAGSNFDFIVRYFFVVLTILTLLGLLHGLVLLPVLLSILGPPPEVVQMYKESAEVLSSPAPQGGGLRWGVPSTLPQSFARVTTSMTVALHPPPLPGAYIHPASEEPTWSPAATPAANGPSNLGSRGLCPATG; translated from the exons TGGGCAGCCGGGTGAGCCAGGAACTGGAATACACCAAGGAGAAGCTGGGGGAGGAGGCTGCGTATACCTCCCAGATGTTGATACAGACCCCGCGCCAGGAGGGGGAGAACGTCCTCACGCCCGAGGCACTTGACCTCCACCTCCAGGCAGCCCTCACCGCCAGTAAAGT GTCCTGGGATCTGAACAAAATCTGCTACAAGTCAGGAGTTCCCCTAATTGAAAATGGAATGATTGAGCGg ATGATTGAAAAGCTGTTTCCCTGCGTGATCCTCACCCCCCTCGACTGCTTCTGGGAGGGAGCCAAACTCCAAGGGGGCTCTGCCTACTTGCC GGGCCGCCCAGACATCCAATGGACCAACCTGGACCCAGAGCAGCTGCTGGAGGAGCTGGGCCCCTTTGCCTCCCTTGAGGGCTTCCGGGAGCTGCTAGACAAGGCACAGGTGGGCCAGGCCTACGTGGGGCGGCCCTGTCTGCACCCTGACGACCTCCACTGCCCACCTAGTGCCCCTAACCATCACAGCAGGCAG GCTCCCAACGTGGCTCAGGAGTTGAGTGGGGGCTGCCATGGCTTCTCCCACAAGTTTATGCACTGGCAGGAGGAGCTGCTGCTGGGAGGCATGGCCAGAGACCCCCAAGGACAGCTGCTGAG GGCAGAGGCCCTGCAGAGCACCTTCCTGCTAATGAGCCCCCGCCAGCTCTACGAGCACTTCCGGGGTGACTACCAGACGCACGACATCGGCTGGAGCGAGGAGCAGGCCGGCACGGTCCTTCAGGCCTGGCAGCGACGCTTTGTGCAG CTGGCCCAGGAGGCCCTGCCCGAGAATGCGTCCCAGCAGATCCATGCCTTCTCCTCTACCACCCTGGACGACATCCTGCACGCCTTCTCTGAAGTCAGCGCTGCCCGCGTGGTGGGGGGCTACCTGCTCATG CTAGCCTATGCCTGCGTGACGATGCTGCGGTGGGACTGTGCCCAGTCCCAGGGTGCAGTGGGCCTCGCTGGGGTGCTCCTGGTAGCCCTGGCGGTGGCCTCGGGCCTGGGGCTCTGTGCCCTGTTGGGCATTGCCTTCAACGCTGCCACTACCCAG GTGCTGCCTTTCTTGGCGCTGGGCATCGGCGTGGACGACATATTCCTGCTGGCACACGCCTTCACAGAGGCTCCACCTGGCACCCCTCTCCAG GAGCGCATGGGGGAGTGTCTGCAGCGCACGGGCACCAGcgtcacactcacgtccatcaacaACATGGTTGCCTTCTTCATGGCTGCCCTAGTTCCCATCCCTGCACTGCGGGCCTTCTCCTTGCAG GCAGCCATAGTGGTGGGCTGCAACTTTGCAGCCGTGATGCTTGTCTTCCCAGCGGTCCTCAGCCTGGACCTGCACCGGCGCCACTGCCAGCGCCTGGACGTGCTCTGCTGCTTCTCTAG CCCCTGCTCTGCTCGGGTGATTCAGATTCTGCCTCAGGAGCTGGGGAACGGGACGGTACCAGTGGGCATTGCCCACCTGACTGCCACGGTTCAAGCCTTTGCCCACTGTGAAGCCAGCAGCCAACATGTGGTCACCATCTTGCCTCCCCAAGCCCACCTGGTGCCACCACCTTCTGACCCTTTGGGCTCTGAGCTCTTCAGCCCAGGAGGGTCCACACGGGACCTTCTAGGAcaggaggaggggacagggcaGAAGGCAGCCTGCAAGTCCCTGCCCTGTGCCCGCTGGAGTCTTGCCCATTTCGCCCGCTCTCAGTTTGCACCCTTGTTGCTCCAGTCCCACACCAAG GCTGTAGTACTGGTACTTTTTGGGGCTCTCCTGGGCCTGAGCCTCTATGGAGCAACCTTGGTGCAGGACGGTCTGGCCCTGACTGATGTGGTGCCGCGTGGCACCAAGGAGCATGCCTTCCTGAGCGCCCAGCTCAGGTACTTCTCTCTGTACGAGGTGGCTCTGGTGACACAGGGTGGCTTTGACTACGCCCACTCCCAACGCGCCCTCTTTGATCTGCACCAGCGCTTCAGTTCCCTCAAGGCCGTGCTGCCCCCACCAGCCACCCAGGCACCCCGCACCTGGCTGCATTACTATCGCAACTGGCTACAGG GAATCCAGGCTGCGTTTGACCAGGACTGGGCTTCTGGGCGCATCACCCACCACTCATACCGCAATGGCTCTGAGGATGGGGCCCTGGCATACAAGCTGCTCGTCCAGACCGGGGATGCCCAGGAGCCTCTAGATTTCAGCCAG CTGACCACCAAGAAGCTGGTGGACAAGGAAGGGCTGATCCCACCCGAGCTCTTCTACATGGGGCTGACCGTGTGGGTGAGCAGTGACCCCCTGGGTCTGGCAGCCTCGCAGGCCAACTTCTATCCCCCACCTCCCGAGTGGCTGCATGACAAGTACGACACCACGGGGGAGAATCTTCGCA TCCCGGCAGCCCAGCCCTTGGAGTTTGCCCAGTTCCCCTTCCTCCTGCGCGGCCTCCAGAAGACTGCAGACTTCGTGGAGGCCATTGAGGGGGCCCGGGCAGCGTGTGCCGAGGCCGGCCGGGCCGGGGTGCGTGCCTACCCCAGTGGCTCCCCCTTCCTCTTCTGGGAGCAGTACCTGGGCCTGCGGCGCTGCTTCCTGCTGGCAGTCTGCACCCTGCTGCTGTGCACTTTCCTTGTCTGTGCCCTGCTGCTGCTCAACCCCTGGACGGCTGCACTCATA GTACTGGTCCTGGCGATGATGACTGTGGAGCTCTTTGGCATCATGGGTTTCCTGGGCATCAAGCTGAGTGCCATCCCAGTGGTGATTCTTGTGGCCTCCGTAGGCATCGGTGTCGAGTTCACCGTCCACGTGGCTCTG GGCTTCCTGACCGCTCAGGGTAGCCGGAACCTGCGGGCTGCCCGGGCCCTGGAGCGCACATTTGCCCCAGTGACTGATGGGGCCATCTCCACGTTGCTAGGTCTGCTCATGCTTGCTGGCTCCAACTTTGACTTCATCGTAAG ATACTTCTTCGTGGTGCTGACAATACTTACACTCCTGGGCCTCCTCCACGGGCTTGTGCTGCTGCCGGTACTGCTGTCCATCCTGGGCCCCCCACCAGAG GTGGTACAGATGTACAAGGAGAGCGCAGAGGTCCTGAGCTCCCCAGCTCCGCAGGGAGGAGGGCTTAGGTGGGGGGTACCCTCCACCCTGCCCCAGAGCTTTGCCAGAGTGACTACCTCCATGACTGTggccctccacccacccccactgcctGGTGCCTACATCCACCCAGCCTCTGAGGAGCCTACTTGGTCGCCTGCTGCCACACCAGCTGCCAATGGCCCCAGCAACCTCGGCTCTAGGGGACTGTGTCCAGCCACCGGGTGA